The following coding sequences lie in one Palaemon carinicauda isolate YSFRI2023 chromosome 7, ASM3689809v2, whole genome shotgun sequence genomic window:
- the LOC137644165 gene encoding uncharacterized protein: protein MDVETFRKMTASSIIKKEKGDDSTRYTATRSRAKMKANQNHSCTSETLIKESYGLSLGREFAMDLDAEDCINQTSQLRINNIIPNTLCGMVMPCSINVKDERNAVYHGSADNIVNGKRISSLKPCSRENNDIKERPSKIIIANVPCNQDWISANAANKQCISRTEYDQFLSDSEVNESDDEIEIIDIVVKKANTNIECVVIEDDDDVDETDGIIFLGNKSKDVTMELGDNFLLEAQGSETSIWDNIPPKIFNEMTYNVSKPRVDEACNRKKSFEFRENASVDKSHEIHENTPVEEFDKALKNFSVLCQKEIPDDHRISISESTSNEEHNTSADGIQLQIESVYHLDEWEGEEVIFESYLNEPAENSIFQSENFVMPSIKKEKGEIEVIFESYLNKPTENIFQNENFLLPTIKKEKDVIEVVFESNSNEPGKTNNFQSEHFLMPTIKKEKDEVAYPNNLKISKDKQDIKSSNGANISTLPTSANLVNTSTLPISNLVDDSTLPTSSNLVNTSTLPKSSTPIENSSGDYTYVKRLSGLRPYKCSQCLFACKNKESLILHMQKCFRRRQRRERTGKKYEGKKESMECFLCSSQLENNFKLIQHLFRVHADTVNSNSVSSEIMSMIEKFEVNGSSNNSRNKIIENALRYKFGKSSNIPGKVGNSSKMSDEMTRVDVNELLYFKEPLKNTHSSTNSKCIFCGKRFYCNVDKRHVRKCIKRICSKEGYKFVTDNNGTCDKHETDSKEKVLLSTSQEDKFCCLICKKLFLRLRYLYEHLFSHTPFKPYECPFCKKGFLKRRFRSYHMQEKCKNKSLNMKISKSCKTEDFGNLKLQKLSKENCLGLRSFPETNLVKFNQGETLENYTVSAGELVNNYSACSTNYKSTTNDCTGCKDGNIDLPFQNNVAVFQKNNIKGLNNCSTSRQVDEDSSRSFSNDVFDSQLEKGDHAFCSVCSKSFEHQVDFENHWSYAHEKLSCLYCRTIFHDKINLKYHTRKCRVKLYSNVDKMGLPNRNPEKNIVKNTNIQKGNFKVHSSVLTEDTSSYINSSESYDCSFCERAFRSYYNLYRHKLVVHDGNTEISNTKKLGGENLKPKIRHFICKSCGKLFPRRAMLRLHVKDCLPSKNVKKRFRRKFKQERIYSLRRNDKYDFVGFTKPYVCLFCHMEFSDEFCFRLHKSKHSANPKVGNSKGTYDLIVRLERIDDN from the coding sequence ATGGATGTTGAGACTTTCAGAAAGATGACTGCTAGtagtattataaaaaaagaaaagggagATGACTCTACACGCTATACTGCAACTAGAAGTAGAGCCAAAATGAAAGCTAATCAAAATCATTCTTGCACAAGTGAAACATTAATCAAGGAATCATATGGATTGTCTTTGGGTAGAGAATTTGCCATGGATCTCGATGCTGAGGATTGCATCAATCAAACATCACAGTTGAGAATAAATAACATAATTCCAAACACACTTTGTGGTATGGTTATGCCCTGTTCAATTAATGTGAAAGATGAAAGAAATGCTGTGTATCATGGCAGTGCTGATAATATTGTTAATGGAAAGAGGATTAGCTCGCTAAAACCATGTAGTCGTGAGAATAACGACATAAAGGAACGCCCCAGTAAAATTATTATAGCTAATGTTCCTTGCAATCAAGACTGGATTTCAGCAAATGCAGCAAACAAACAATGTATTTCCAGAACTGAGTATGACCAGTTTTTAAGCGATTCTGAAGTGAACGAAAGTGATGACGAAATTGAGATTATAGATATTGTTGTCAAAAAGGCTAATACTAACATAGAGTGTGTGGTTATTGAAGACGACGACGACGTGGATGAAACTGATGGAATTATTTTCTTGGGAAACAAAAGCAAAGATGTTACCATGGAGTTGGGGGATAATTTTCTTCTAGAAGCTCAGGGTAGTGAAACTAGTATTTGGGATAACATTCCCCCCAAAATATTTAACGAAATGACATATAACGTTTCTAAGCCTAGAGTGGATGAGGCTTGCAATAGGAAAAAATCGTTTGAATTTCGTGAAAATGCTTCTGTTGATAAAAGTCATGAAATTCACGAAAACACACCAGTTGAGGAATTTGACAAAGCTCTTAAAAATTTTAGTGTTTTATGCCAAAAAGAAATTCCAGACGATCACCGAATAAGTATCTCGGAAAGTACATCAAATGAAGAGCATAATACATCTGCTGATGGAATCCAGCTCCAAATTGAGAGCGTTTATCATCTAGACGAGTGGGAAGGTGAAGAGGTAATTTTCGAGTCATATTTGAATGAACCCGCAGAAAATAGTATTTTTCAGAGTGAAAATTTTGTAATGCCATCTATCAAGAAAGAGAAAGGTGAGATCGAGGTAATTTTTGAATCATATTTGAATAAACCCacagaaaatatttttcagaatgaaaattttttattgCCAACTATCAAGAAAGAGAAAGACGTGATCGAGGTAGTTTTTGAATCAAATTCGAATGAACCTGGAAAAACTAATAATTTTCAGAGTGAACATTTTCTAATGCCAACTATCAAGAAAGAGAAAGATGAGGTTGCATATCCAAATAATCTGAAGATTAGTAAAGATAAACAGGATATAAAATCTTCTAACGGTGCTAATATTAGTACTTTACCCACATCTGCAAACCTTGTTAATACTAGTACTTTACCGATATCCAACCTTGTTGATGATAGTACTTTACCGACATCGTCTAACCTTGTTAATACTAGTACTTTGCCCAAATCTTCTACACCTATTGAAAATAGTTCAGGTGACTATACATATGTGAAGAGATTGTCAGGACTTAGACCCTACAAATGTTCGCAATGTTTGTTTGCTTGTAAGAATAAGGAAAGTTTAATTCTTCACATGCAAAAATGTTTTAGAAGAAGACAGAGAAGAGAAAGAACAGGGAAGAAATATGAAGGTAAGAAAGAGTCTATGGAATGTTTCCTCTGCTCCAGTCAGCtagaaaataattttaaacttattcaACACCTTTTTAGAGTGCATGCAGATACTGTGAACTCTAACTCGGTCAGTTCTGAAATTATGTCAATGATCGAGAAATTTGAAGTAAATGGTTCTAGTAATAATTCTAGAAACAAGATAATTGAAAATGCCCTGAGATACAAGTTTGGTAAATCTAGTAATATACCGGGAAAAGTTGGTAATTCTAGtaaaatgtctgatgaaatgaCAAGAGTAGATGTGAATGAGCTATTATATTTTAAGGAACCTTTAAAAAATACACACAGTTCTAccaattcaaaatgtattttttgtggAAAAAGGTTTTATTGTAATGTCGATAAGCGGCATGTTAGGAAATGTATTAAAAGAATATGTTCAAAGGAAGGGTATAAATTTGTTACTGATAACAACGGAACTTGTGACAAACATGAGACAGATAGTAAAGAAAAAGTGTTGTTATCGACTTCTCAGGAAGATAAATTTTGTTGccttatttgtaagaaattgttcCTGAGATTACGTTATCTTTACGAACACTTATTTTCTCATACACCCTTCAAACCATATGAATGTCCATTCTGTAAGAAGGGATTTCTAAAAAGAAGATTTAGAAGCTATCATATGCAGGAAAAGTgtaaaaataaatcacttaatatgaAAATTTCTAAATCTTGTAAAACAGAGGATTTTGGTAATCTCAAGCTTCAAAAATTGAGTAAAGAAAATTGTTTAGGCTTGAGAAGTTTCCCTGAAACCAATCTTGTAAAATTCAATCAAGGTGAAACTTTGGAAAATTATACTGTGTCTGCAGGTGAACTAGTTAATAACTATTCAGCTTGCAGTACAAACTATAAGTCAACTACCAATGACTGCACTGGGTGTAAAGACGGTAACATAGACCTACCATTTCAAAATAATGTTGCtgtatttcagaaaaataatattaaaggcCTCAACAATTGTAGTACTTCTAGACAAGTCGATGAAGATAGCTCCAGAAGTTTTTCAAACGATGTATTTGATTCCCAACTTGAGAAGGGAGATCATGCCTTTTGTAGTGTTTGCTCAAAGTCATTTGAACATCAAGTTGATTTCGAGAATCATTGGTCTTATGCCCACGAGAAATTAAGTTGTTTATATTGCCGTACCATTTttcatgataaaattaatttgaaatatcaCACTCGGAAATGTAgggtaaaattatattcaaatgttGATAAAATGGGCTTGCCTAACAGAAATccggaaaaaaatattgtaaaaaacacTAACATTCAAAAAGGAAATTTCAAAGTCCATTCTAGCGTCCTCACAGAGGACACAAGCAGCTACATAAACTCTTCAGAATCATATGACTGTTCTTTTTGTGAAAGAGCTTTTCGATCGTATTATAATTTATACAGGCACAAGTTAGTTGTACATGATGGAAATACAGAAATTTCCAATACAAAAAAGTTAGGGGGGGAAAATTTAAAGCCTAAAATCAGGCATTTTATTTGCAAATCATGTGGGAAACTGTTTCCCAGGAGGGCGATGCTCAGATTGCATGTTAAAGATTGTTTGCcgagtaaaaatgtgaaaaaaagattTAGAAGAAAATTTAAGCAGGAGAGAATCTATTCTTTAAGACGTAACGATAAGTACGATTTTGTGGGATTTACAAAACCATACGTATGTCTGTTTTGTCACATGGAATTTTCGGACGAGTTTTGTTTTAGGCTTCATAAATCTAAGCATTCTGCCAATCCTAAAGTGGGTAATTCCAAAGGAACATATGATTTAATAGTTAGACTGGAAAGAATTGACGATAACTAG